The following are encoded in a window of Solidesulfovibrio magneticus RS-1 genomic DNA:
- a CDS encoding cache domain-containing protein, producing the protein MKRLITAALCLAVLSVAATAMAEERGSKDEAVAMVKKAVAAIKADGKDQTFAVINAPGGPYHDRDLYVVVYDLSGKCLAHGANPKQIGKDLLELRDPDGKFFVKERVEMAKTQPSFWQDYKFLNPVTRQIEPKSMYLEKVDDMLVGCGIYKPS; encoded by the coding sequence ATGAAACGTCTGATCACCGCAGCCCTGTGCCTTGCCGTTTTGTCTGTCGCCGCCACGGCCATGGCCGAGGAGCGCGGCTCCAAGGACGAAGCCGTGGCCATGGTGAAAAAAGCCGTGGCCGCCATCAAGGCCGACGGCAAGGATCAGACCTTTGCCGTGATAAACGCCCCGGGCGGTCCCTACCACGACCGCGACCTCTATGTCGTGGTCTATGACCTCTCCGGCAAATGCCTGGCCCATGGGGCCAATCCCAAGCAGATCGGCAAGGACCTGCTGGAGCTGCGCGATCCCGACGGCAAGTTCTTCGTCAAGGAGCGCGTGGAAATGGCCAAGACCCAGCCCAGCTTTTGGCAGGACTACAAGTTTCTCAATCCCGTGACCCGCCAGATCGAGCCCAAGTCCATGTACCTGGAAAAGGTCGACGACATGCTGGTCGGCTGCGGCATCTACAAGCCGTCCTAA
- a CDS encoding RNA recognition motif domain-containing protein: protein MSKKLYVGNLSFSSTEDDVRNHFASYGEVLSVNLITDRETGRLRGFGFVEMDDAGAAAAIQNLDGKELGGRTLKVNEAQEKPRSGGGGGGRGGYGGGRW from the coding sequence ATGTCGAAGAAACTTTACGTCGGCAACCTGTCCTTCTCCTCCACCGAAGACGATGTCCGCAATCATTTCGCCTCTTATGGCGAGGTGCTGAGCGTCAACCTCATCACCGACCGTGAAACCGGCCGCCTGCGCGGCTTCGGCTTTGTGGAAATGGACGACGCCGGCGCTGCCGCCGCCATCCAGAACCTGGACGGCAAGGAACTCGGCGGTCGCACCCTGAAGGTCAACGAGGCCCAGGAAAAGCCCCGCTCCGGTGGCGGCGGCGGTGGTCGCGGCGGTTACGGCGGCGGACGCTGGTAG